The window TCTTAAGAGTACTGCAGACTGCTGCGGGTAAAATGATCTTTGGTAAACCGGATCGTCTATGAAAGCAAATAGTGAGCTAATTAAAGCGAATGGGCTTATTTATCCTGATCTTAGTTATCGGATTATGTCTGTGCTTTTTAAGGTTCACAATCAATTAGGTCCGAATTTCCAAGAGAAATATTATCAGAGAGCAATAGAAATCGAATTCAAAGCAGAGCACATTTCTTTTAACAGAGAAAGAATGGTTCCTTTAAAATACGGAGGTGAATCGATAGGTAGATATTTTATTGATTTTGTAATTGGAGATAAAGGCTTCTGATTACTTTAAAAGAGATTTTACTGTCCAAGTCTTAGCGTATTTGTCTTCTGCTAGCCTCAAACTAGGTATAATTGCCAATTTTAATTCCAACAAGCTTCTTTATAAAAGATTGGTAAATGCTACTATTCGCGAATATTAGCTAATATCGCTTTACTTCCTCTTATATATATTACTGTATCATCTAGCCTCCAATTTGTGGCCAAAATAGCGTCAAATGAACATTGCATCTCAAAACAATTTCTGACAGTTTTATGAATATTTCATTGTGGGATTAGCTTGTAATATTAGC of the Candidatus Curtissbacteria bacterium genome contains:
- a CDS encoding GxxExxY protein; the encoded protein is MKANSELIKANGLIYPDLSYRIMSVLFKVHNQLGPNFQEKYYQRAIEIEFKAEHISFNRERMVPLKYGGESIGRYFIDFVIGDKGF